A single genomic interval of Juglans regia cultivar Chandler unplaced genomic scaffold, Walnut 2.0 Scaffold_637, whole genome shotgun sequence harbors:
- the LOC108991337 gene encoding probable U3 small nucleolar RNA-associated protein 11: protein MSSLRNAISRRAHKERSQPHSRRKFGLLEKHKDYVERAQVFHKKEQTLQKLREKAAFRNPDEFYFRMMKAKTVNGVHKLENEANKYNTEELMLMKTQDMGYILQKLQSQKKKVEKLTAVLHSLDSQPSNRHVYYAEDREEAKEIQSRLKKRGKMPTSDYVINDDIRSKTAASYRELEARRNRVSQLEKLYMDMALQKELQKKGRKRKLREDELVCPTSKPVYKWRSERKR from the exons ATGTCGTCGCTAAGGAATGCTATTAGTAGACGAGCTCACAAAGAAAGATCTCAACC GCATTCAAGGAGAAAATTTGGTCTTCTTGAAAAGCACAAGGATTATGTCGAGCGGGCACAAGTTTTTCACAAAAAGGAGCAGACTTTGCAG AAACTTAGGGAGAAAGCTGCTTTCAGGAATCCAGATGAGTTTTACTTCCGGATGATGAAAGCAAAAACTGTTAATGGAGTCCACAAATTAGA GAATGAGGCAAACAAATATAATACGGAAGAGCTTATGCTTATGAAGACCCAAGATATGGGATATATTCTTCAAAAATTGCAGAGCCAGAAAAAG AAAGTTGAAAAGCTTACTGCCGTTCTGCACTCTCTTGATAGCCAGCCATCTAATAGACATGTTTACTATGCTGAAGACAG GGAGGAGGCTAAAGAAATACAATCACGTTtaaagaaaaggggaaaaatgCCTACTTCTGATTATGTTATCAATGATGATATTAGAAG CAAAACTGCTGCTTCCTATAGAGAACTGGAAGCAAGGAGGAATAGAGTGAGTCAGTTGGAGAAACTCTATATGGATATGGCATTGCAGAAGGAACTACAG AAAAAGGGCCGGAAGCGCAAATTACGTGAAGATGAGCTTGTTTGTCCCACTTCTAAACCAGTATACAAGTGGAGGTCAGAACGGAAGCGTTGA